A stretch of DNA from Plasmodium relictum strain SGS1 genome assembly, contig: PRELSG_99_v1_4, whole genome shotgun sequence:
agtaataaaaaaatgaacagTAAAAGTAATGCTATCTTGAATTTTAGTACATATTATGAGTGTTATTCTCACATATATAAGGATTTGATTACTATAAATATGTCagctttaaaaatatatgataaaaaacaggaaaaaaatatattaaattttcttataaatttttttatatttatccttttaattttcatattaCAATGTTCTAATAATGtaggttaataataatactcaaaattatttttttttttttttactattttttttacattttattaacattaaaaaaaaccttttatttattattgaattttatttgttattcTAGAGGGATTCTTTAAGATCGTGCAATTACAAAAATGACTTAAAAAGCATATTATATTTAGGAGCTAAAAGATCATTAGTAGAAGGTAATAATacaataaatgaaataaacgAAGAATTAGAACACTGTGAACAAATGGTAAAAGGAgcaaatttaaaattagataataaaataaatgaagtcGAGAACAATTCATATGTAAAaccaaaaaataaaaaaaattgcacAGATATAGaagtaaataatataaacacTACAGAGGTAGAAGTAGGAAAAGAAATAAAGACAAacgagaaaaataaaaaaggaatatttcctaaaaattttctaataCTCAAAGATAAATATGAAACAATTGCCgcatattttataattttcctGATATTTTGCATATTGTTATCATTGATAATTGGTTTATTTTCCAACAATACAAATGTTCATGATTTGCTTATGGTGTTTTTTTGTTTACTATGTTTAATACTTATTATCCTTATATTTTAcga
This window harbors:
- a CDS encoding fam-h protein — translated: MNSKSNAILNFSTYYECYSHIYKDLITINMSALKIYDKKQEKNILNFLINFFIFILLIFILQCSNNRDSLRSCNYKNDLKSILYLGAKRSLVEGNNTINEINEELEHCEQMVKGANLKLDNKINEVENNSYVKPKNKKNCTDIEVNNINTTEVEVGKEIKTNEKNKKGIFPKNFLILKDKYETIAAYFIIFLIFCILLSLIIGLFSNNTNVHDLLMVFFCLLCLILIILIFYEKRKKEEQKIYYKQLIELAINYL